The Kiritimatiellia bacterium genome has a window encoding:
- the yidD gene encoding membrane protein insertion efficiency factor YidD, translating to MKYVLIALIRLYRALISPWLGPCCRFEPSCSVYCIEALQRHGFWRGSLLGARRLLKCHPFHRGGFDPVPVPHALRCPGVDR from the coding sequence ATGAAGTATGTGCTGATCGCTTTGATTCGTTTGTACCGGGCGCTGATTTCGCCCTGGCTGGGCCCCTGCTGCCGGTTCGAGCCTTCCTGCTCGGTGTATTGCATCGAGGCGCTCCAGCGGCACGGGTTCTGGCGCGGTTCGCTGCTCGGCGCGCGCCGCCTGCTGAAATGCCACCCCTTCCATCGCGGCGGGTTCGATCCCGTCCCCGTGCCGCATGCCCTTCGTTGTCCCGGAGTTGATCGATGA
- a CDS encoding outer membrane beta-barrel protein: MKKLIVVAMMCAMAAPAMAQFAGLPYADSAAAPEAGLIRVSGGAVVGDDANGYGGRVTFGVMEGLALFADLGMIDPDEGDAGLAYQGGGKYTLPLDLPVDVALRGTIGMASYEVTDDVDADWLFVNVGALVSKTIEQFTPYGFLGMNYSDVEVDWEGVGDASEDETDVAIAGGVLFDLNEQLSLYGEIIHIDDLFFGLGGRFQF, from the coding sequence ATGAAGAAGTTGATCGTGGTCGCGATGATGTGCGCCATGGCCGCGCCGGCAATGGCCCAGTTTGCAGGGCTTCCGTACGCGGACAGCGCCGCGGCGCCCGAGGCGGGCCTGATTCGCGTATCGGGTGGCGCGGTCGTGGGCGACGACGCCAACGGATACGGCGGGCGGGTCACGTTCGGCGTGATGGAAGGCCTGGCGCTGTTTGCCGACCTGGGCATGATCGATCCGGACGAAGGCGACGCCGGGTTGGCGTACCAGGGCGGCGGCAAATACACCCTGCCCCTGGACCTGCCCGTGGACGTGGCCCTTCGCGGAACCATCGGCATGGCCAGCTACGAGGTAACCGATGACGTCGACGCCGACTGGCTGTTCGTCAACGTCGGGGCCCTCGTCAGCAAGACCATCGAGCAGTTCACGCCCTACGGGTTCCTCGGGATGAACTACTCCGATGTCGAGGTCGACTGGGAAGGCGTCGGCGACGCGAGCGAAGACGAGACGGATGTCGCCATCGCCGGCGGCGTGCTGTTCGACCTGAACGAGCAGCTCTCGCTCTACGGTGAAATCATTCACATCGACGACCTGTTCTTCGGCCTCGGCGGCCGGTTCCAGTTCTAA
- a CDS encoding KH domain-containing protein, with protein MSDQDAVSQVQDEARQTLGELLRLTGFEAKVEASAPEEQEVLLRVECADAAQLIGRKGQVLDALQFILGRMLLRKAGRDVRFVVDVGDYRERRKEQVLREAMAAIEEVKQTGRPVKLPAMSAHERRLVHHLAAETPGLETFSEPTAEDGRKRVVISPVGESAPPA; from the coding sequence ATGAGCGACCAGGACGCAGTCTCGCAGGTACAGGACGAGGCCCGGCAGACGCTGGGCGAGTTGCTCCGGCTGACCGGATTCGAGGCGAAGGTTGAGGCGTCGGCGCCGGAGGAGCAGGAGGTGCTCCTGCGCGTCGAGTGCGCTGACGCGGCCCAGTTGATCGGGCGGAAGGGGCAGGTCTTGGACGCCCTCCAGTTCATCCTCGGCCGCATGCTCCTGCGCAAGGCCGGCCGCGACGTGCGGTTCGTCGTGGACGTCGGCGACTACCGCGAGCGCCGCAAGGAACAGGTCCTGCGCGAGGCCATGGCCGCGATCGAGGAGGTCAAGCAGACCGGCCGCCCCGTCAAGCTGCCGGCCATGTCCGCCCACGAGCGGAGGCTGGTCCACCACCTGGCCGCCGAGACGCCCGGCTTGGAAACGTTTTCGGAACCCACCGCGGAGGACGGCCGCAAGCGCGTGGTCATCAGCCCGGTGGGGGAATCCGCGCCTCCGGCCTGA
- the yidC gene encoding membrane protein insertase YidC: MKRNDILILVALFALWLAWPSFDRHVIRKYFFPAPPPAAVEEAPPADTAAEPPALAPAEAPAPAAETPAPAIEAAPEPEDAGPESTATLEDERVRLVLSSRGAGVASAELKQYPLTAEAGSPPVVLDFSARRALAYGGLAGLSEAVNFTVASQTGNEVVLEHTAASGLQLQRTLQLADGYLLKVTDRFANRGSAALAVPDHSLQTGPMPNLPGESAMRGVANQGVDTLSPGGEGVQHWGGKVPGWFDEVRKEKNLPGLPERIEWPLDTAMEWVAAKNKYFAQVLVPEGGAEKAVVLARREVSEAERQDPAAKPRGAVLADMAVSVQFAGTVLAPGDAFTRTVQYYIGPKKFDVLSRHGQHMVDVMEFGFWAAIGKILLQVMNGIHRVLWPHNYGIAVILLTVLIRVVFWPITRKSTESMRKMQEIQPLVTAARQQYKDSPQKQQQAIMALYKEHKVNPLGGCLPMLIQIPVFIALFVVLRSAIELRFASFLWIRDLSQPENLLAGKLPFGLSLNLLPILMAATMAWQQKLTPSGGDPNQQKMMMFMPIMMLVLFYNFASGLSLYWTTNQCLMIAQQLAAQRRKKAREAAAAAR; this comes from the coding sequence ATGAAAAGAAACGACATCCTGATCCTCGTCGCCCTCTTCGCCCTCTGGCTGGCCTGGCCGTCATTCGACCGGCACGTCATCAGGAAATACTTCTTCCCCGCGCCGCCGCCGGCGGCCGTCGAGGAGGCGCCCCCGGCCGATACGGCCGCGGAACCGCCGGCCCTGGCCCCGGCCGAAGCGCCGGCGCCCGCCGCGGAAACGCCCGCCCCGGCCATCGAGGCGGCCCCGGAGCCGGAGGACGCCGGCCCGGAAAGCACGGCGACGCTGGAGGACGAGCGGGTCCGGCTGGTGCTCTCCTCGCGCGGCGCGGGCGTGGCGTCCGCCGAGCTCAAGCAGTATCCCCTGACCGCCGAGGCGGGCAGCCCGCCGGTGGTCCTGGACTTCTCCGCGCGGCGCGCGCTGGCCTACGGCGGCCTGGCGGGCCTGTCCGAGGCGGTGAATTTCACGGTGGCCTCCCAGACCGGAAACGAAGTGGTCCTGGAGCACACGGCGGCCTCGGGCCTCCAGCTTCAACGGACGCTCCAACTGGCGGATGGCTACCTCCTCAAGGTGACCGACCGGTTCGCGAACCGCGGGTCGGCGGCCCTGGCAGTCCCGGACCACTCCCTGCAGACGGGCCCGATGCCCAACCTGCCGGGCGAGTCCGCGATGAGGGGCGTGGCGAACCAGGGCGTGGACACCCTGTCCCCGGGTGGCGAGGGCGTCCAGCACTGGGGCGGGAAAGTGCCGGGCTGGTTCGACGAGGTGCGCAAGGAGAAAAACCTGCCCGGCCTCCCCGAGCGGATCGAGTGGCCGCTGGATACGGCCATGGAATGGGTCGCCGCCAAGAACAAGTACTTTGCCCAGGTCCTCGTGCCCGAGGGCGGGGCGGAAAAGGCCGTGGTCCTCGCCCGCCGCGAGGTGTCCGAGGCCGAGCGGCAGGACCCGGCCGCCAAGCCCCGCGGGGCGGTTCTCGCCGACATGGCCGTATCGGTCCAGTTTGCTGGCACCGTGCTGGCGCCGGGCGACGCCTTCACCCGGACGGTCCAGTACTACATCGGGCCGAAGAAGTTCGACGTCTTGAGCCGCCACGGGCAGCACATGGTCGACGTGATGGAGTTCGGGTTCTGGGCGGCCATCGGCAAGATCCTGCTGCAGGTCATGAACGGGATCCACCGGGTCCTGTGGCCGCATAACTACGGCATCGCGGTCATCCTGCTGACGGTCCTCATCCGCGTCGTGTTCTGGCCGATTACGCGCAAGAGCACGGAGAGCATGCGGAAGATGCAGGAGATCCAGCCGCTGGTCACCGCCGCGCGCCAGCAGTACAAGGACAGCCCGCAGAAGCAGCAGCAGGCGATCATGGCGCTCTACAAGGAGCACAAGGTCAACCCGCTGGGCGGCTGCCTGCCGATGCTTATCCAGATCCCGGTGTTCATCGCCCTCTTCGTCGTCCTGCGCAGCGCCATCGAGCTGCGATTTGCGAGCTTCCTGTGGATCCGCGACTTGAGCCAGCCGGAGAACCTGCTGGCGGGCAAACTGCCGTTCGGGTTGTCGCTGAACCTGCTGCCGATCCTCATGGCGGCGACCATGGCCTGGCAGCAGAAGCTGACGCCCTCCGGCGGCGACCCGAACCAGCAGAAGATGATGATGTTCATGCCGATCATGATGCTGGTGCTGTTCTACAATTTCGCCTCGGGCCTGTCCCTGTACTGGACGACAAACCAGTGCCTGATGATCGCGCAGCAGCTGGCGGCGCAGCGGCGCAAGAAGGCCCGGGAGGCGGCCGCGGCGGCGCGGTAG